One segment of Haloplanus natans DSM 17983 DNA contains the following:
- a CDS encoding DUF7096 domain-containing protein, giving the protein MRALPVIAVALLVCSAVVGATGDLGGSATETGAAPVAGDDAAPPALDPATPVAQTDGGGGPQQISVLDIPPTSIERWGVDTQYVDLGPAIGLSTNATTDHLRTRAMVERVESANTTAQRRDRLRTALRDLEARVDGLEKRQTAAVAAYGRGEIDAHDLLVTLVRVRIAAEELGDRRNRIESLAAETRGFDIDRGRLASISNRLSAFTGPVRAHARAVLTGEAPPDRFYIATGPESVTLSTILDETYLREAYRGDLRNGDGDAIELEVALDIVSSNYPVIWNTTREQTQVFGGGETYPVRVVHGRGDLTAFVDSDARVVYAEHQRRPLASMVANRRAEGAGDGIRLVVNRTYPGGPAQIRVVDSVTGDPVDATVSMSIETGGSTRLGTTGDDGVLWTLSPYRRYTITVDSQGESVEAVVDPGAPPRVDANTGAGTGTGTESGSDGDNTTTPMPTAIASAVDADAYKR; this is encoded by the coding sequence ATGAGAGCCCTCCCCGTCATCGCGGTTGCCCTCCTCGTCTGCTCCGCCGTCGTCGGGGCGACCGGCGACCTCGGCGGATCGGCGACCGAGACCGGCGCCGCCCCCGTCGCCGGCGACGATGCCGCGCCGCCCGCCCTCGATCCAGCCACCCCCGTTGCCCAGACCGACGGCGGGGGCGGCCCCCAGCAGATCTCCGTCCTCGATATCCCCCCGACATCGATCGAACGCTGGGGCGTCGATACACAGTACGTCGACCTCGGCCCCGCCATCGGCCTCTCGACGAACGCGACGACCGATCACCTCCGGACCCGCGCGATGGTCGAACGGGTCGAGTCCGCGAACACGACCGCGCAGCGTCGCGACCGTCTCCGGACGGCGCTTCGCGACCTCGAAGCGCGAGTCGACGGCCTCGAGAAGCGACAGACGGCCGCCGTCGCGGCGTACGGTCGCGGCGAAATCGACGCCCACGACCTGCTCGTCACGCTCGTTCGCGTGCGCATCGCGGCCGAGGAACTCGGCGACCGGCGGAACCGTATCGAGTCGCTGGCCGCAGAGACGCGTGGCTTCGATATCGACCGCGGGCGCCTCGCCTCGATCAGTAACCGTCTCTCCGCGTTCACTGGACCGGTGCGTGCCCACGCCCGGGCCGTCCTCACGGGTGAGGCCCCGCCCGACCGCTTCTACATCGCGACCGGGCCCGAGAGTGTTACCCTCTCGACAATCCTCGACGAGACGTACCTCCGTGAGGCGTATCGCGGCGACCTCCGGAACGGCGACGGCGACGCCATCGAACTCGAAGTCGCCCTCGATATCGTGTCGTCGAACTACCCCGTCATCTGGAACACGACGCGGGAGCAGACGCAGGTGTTCGGCGGGGGCGAAACCTATCCCGTCCGGGTCGTCCACGGTCGCGGTGATCTGACGGCGTTCGTCGACAGCGACGCACGCGTCGTCTACGCCGAACACCAGCGCCGGCCGCTCGCGTCGATGGTCGCGAACCGGCGAGCCGAGGGAGCCGGCGACGGGATTCGGCTCGTCGTGAATCGGACGTACCCGGGCGGCCCCGCACAGATTCGCGTCGTCGACTCGGTGACCGGCGATCCGGTCGACGCGACCGTCTCGATGTCGATCGAAACGGGCGGGTCGACCCGCCTCGGCACCACCGGCGACGACGGCGTTCTCTGGACGCTCTCGCCGTACCGCCGCTACACCATCACCGTCGACAGCCAGGGCGAGTCCGTCGAGGCGGTCGTCGACCCCGGCGCGCCGCCACGGGTGGATGCGAACACGGGCGCCGGCACCGGCACCGGCACGGAATCCGGGTCCGACGGGGACAACACGACGACACCGATGCCGACCGCCATCGCGAGCGCTGTCGACGCCGACGCTTATAAGCGATAA
- a CDS encoding helix-turn-helix transcriptional regulator yields the protein MRIAATLLALLVLCSGTIPAVAFAADGTEAAAAATADRPALVGPSVARIDTPEVTEFYIAPNPDGSARWTVSVRYNLSTDAARAAFDDYGREFEAGETTVGLDADFFRTLAAAASRETGREMSIRNTTRNATVRNGTGVLSLSFTWTNFLTDTDAGFVIRDAVLMPNNRTWLASIGPEQRLVVETPKGYQVTDTRFGLDNGSVVVEGPHRFREPLSISYQRTAVEEPEPSPFPWSLIAGALLLGAVLAAVAYVRLRGDESAPRSEDTVTVPSGGGDGGDGGAGPETDEASAAGDDGRPDPDEGDKMDDADVDPTLLSDEERVEHLLDRNGGRMKQARIVKETGWSDAKVSQLLSTMADDGRVEKLRLGRENLISLPDEEPE from the coding sequence ATGCGGATCGCCGCGACCCTCCTTGCCCTCCTCGTCCTCTGTTCCGGGACGATTCCCGCGGTGGCGTTCGCCGCCGACGGGACCGAAGCCGCCGCTGCGGCCACGGCCGACCGGCCGGCGCTCGTCGGGCCGTCGGTCGCCCGCATCGACACCCCCGAGGTCACCGAGTTCTACATCGCCCCAAATCCCGACGGAAGCGCGCGCTGGACCGTCTCGGTCCGGTACAACCTCTCGACTGACGCCGCCCGCGCCGCGTTCGACGACTACGGCCGCGAGTTCGAGGCGGGGGAGACGACCGTGGGTCTCGACGCCGATTTCTTCCGGACGCTCGCCGCGGCAGCCAGCCGCGAAACCGGCCGCGAGATGTCGATCCGGAACACGACCCGCAACGCGACCGTCCGGAACGGCACGGGCGTCCTCAGCCTCTCTTTTACGTGGACGAACTTCCTGACCGACACCGACGCTGGCTTCGTGATCCGGGACGCGGTGTTGATGCCTAACAACCGCACCTGGCTCGCCTCTATCGGCCCCGAACAGCGACTGGTCGTCGAGACGCCGAAGGGCTATCAGGTGACGGACACGCGCTTCGGCCTCGACAACGGCTCGGTCGTCGTCGAGGGGCCACACCGATTCCGTGAACCGCTCTCTATCTCCTATCAGCGGACCGCCGTCGAGGAGCCGGAGCCCTCCCCGTTCCCGTGGTCGCTGATCGCCGGGGCCCTGCTCCTCGGTGCCGTCCTCGCCGCCGTGGCGTACGTCCGGTTGCGCGGCGACGAATCGGCGCCGCGGTCGGAAGACACCGTCACCGTGCCGTCCGGCGGGGGCGACGGCGGCGATGGCGGTGCAGGGCCCGAAACGGACGAGGCGTCCGCGGCGGGCGACGACGGCCGGCCCGACCCCGACGAGGGCGACAAAATGGACGACGCGGACGTCGATCCCACCCTCCTCTCCGACGAGGAGCGGGTCGAACACCTCCTGGATCGGAACGGCGGGCGGATGAAGCAGGCCCGGATCGTCAAGGAGACGGGGTGGTCGGACGCCAAGGTGTCACAACTGCTCTCGACGATGGCTGACGACGGACGCGTCGAGAAGCTCCGCCTCGGCCGCGAGAACCTCATCTCCCTGCCCGACGAGGAGCCGGAGTAG
- a CDS encoding electron transfer flavoprotein subunit beta/FixA family protein, whose translation MKILVTVKEVAEVADDFEIEGRSIPETYLEYDLNEWDDYAVEAAVRIAEDREDEDVEVVAATIGPERSEETIRMALAKGVDRAVRVWDDALAEADVLDPTTTARILAAVAEEEAPDLVLSGVQAADDGFGATGVALADLLDMGWAAVVNDLELTDGDASVRRELEGGVEELTTVPCPAVLTIQTGINEPRYASLRGIRQAQRKELAVHTLADIGLDPSLVDDDLTLAGMAKPESESDATLFEGSAEETAAELATVLRDAGVGAE comes from the coding sequence ATGAAGATTCTCGTGACCGTCAAGGAGGTCGCCGAAGTCGCCGACGACTTCGAAATCGAGGGGCGTTCGATCCCCGAGACGTACCTCGAATACGACCTCAACGAGTGGGACGACTACGCCGTCGAGGCGGCGGTTCGGATCGCGGAGGACCGCGAGGACGAGGACGTGGAGGTCGTCGCCGCCACGATCGGTCCGGAGCGAAGCGAGGAGACGATCCGGATGGCGCTGGCGAAAGGCGTCGACCGCGCGGTCCGCGTCTGGGACGACGCGCTCGCCGAGGCCGACGTGCTCGACCCGACGACGACCGCCCGGATTCTCGCGGCCGTCGCGGAAGAGGAAGCGCCGGATCTCGTACTCTCGGGCGTTCAGGCCGCCGACGACGGCTTCGGCGCGACCGGCGTCGCCCTCGCCGACCTGCTCGATATGGGGTGGGCCGCCGTGGTGAACGATCTGGAGTTGACGGACGGCGACGCGTCGGTGCGACGCGAACTCGAAGGTGGCGTCGAGGAACTCACGACCGTCCCCTGTCCGGCCGTGCTGACGATCCAGACCGGGATCAACGAGCCACGCTACGCCAGCCTGCGCGGGATTCGGCAGGCCCAGCGGAAGGAACTCGCCGTCCATACCCTCGCCGACATCGGCCTCGACCCGTCGCTCGTCGACGACGATCTGACACTCGCCGGGATGGCCAAACCCGAAAGCGAGTCCGACGCGACGCTGTTCGAGGGGAGTGCCGAGGAGACGGCCGCGGAGCTAGCGACCGTCCTGCGGGACGCGGGGGTGGGGGCGGAATGA
- a CDS encoding electron transfer flavoprotein subunit alpha/FixB family protein → MSATDVLVVADHRRGELRPVSYELLTVGRDLADAMGGDLHAAVVGGDVDRFAEKLDCEGVDAIHTVAEGDEFNHDVTVAAVTALFDTLDPGAVVMPNSVNGLDYAPAVATRLSLPLVTDAVAIDYDDGPTVTREMYGSKVETAIEVTSEPVALTIRGGEWAAAEGVGDADIEPFAVDIDESSIRSTVRGFEEVGAGDVDISEAEFIVSVGRGIEEEENLELIEELAGALDATLASSRPIVDSGWLPKNRQVGQSGKAVTPKVYLAIGISGAVQHVAGMKGADTIIAINTDPDAPIFDIADYGVVDDLFEVVPELIEQFE, encoded by the coding sequence ATGAGCGCCACGGACGTGCTCGTCGTCGCCGACCACCGCCGCGGCGAACTCCGGCCGGTGAGCTACGAACTCCTCACCGTGGGTCGGGACCTCGCCGACGCGATGGGTGGGGACCTCCACGCCGCCGTCGTCGGCGGCGACGTGGACCGCTTCGCCGAGAAACTCGACTGCGAGGGGGTGGATGCGATCCACACCGTCGCCGAGGGCGACGAGTTCAACCACGACGTGACCGTCGCCGCCGTGACGGCGCTTTTCGACACGCTCGACCCCGGCGCGGTCGTGATGCCCAACAGCGTCAACGGGCTGGATTACGCCCCCGCGGTGGCGACGCGTCTGTCGCTCCCGCTCGTCACCGACGCCGTCGCCATCGACTACGACGACGGCCCGACCGTCACCCGGGAGATGTACGGATCGAAAGTCGAGACGGCAATCGAGGTGACGAGCGAACCGGTCGCGCTGACGATCCGTGGCGGCGAGTGGGCGGCCGCCGAGGGGGTCGGCGACGCCGACATCGAGCCGTTCGCGGTCGATATCGACGAGTCGTCGATCCGGTCGACGGTTCGTGGCTTCGAGGAGGTCGGTGCCGGCGACGTGGACATCAGCGAGGCGGAGTTCATCGTCTCCGTCGGCCGCGGCATCGAGGAGGAGGAGAACCTCGAACTGATCGAGGAGTTGGCCGGGGCGTTGGACGCGACGCTGGCGTCGTCGCGACCCATCGTCGACAGCGGGTGGCTTCCGAAGAACCGCCAGGTCGGACAGTCCGGGAAGGCCGTCACGCCGAAAGTGTATCTCGCCATCGGCATCTCGGGGGCGGTCCAGCACGTCGCGGGGATGAAAGGCGCCGACACGATCATCGCGATCAATACGGACCCCGACGCGCCCATCTTCGACATCGCGGACTACGGGGTCGTCGACGACCTGTTCGAGGTGGTGCCCGAGTTGATCGAGCAGTTCGAGTAG
- a CDS encoding polyprenyl synthetase family protein, with amino-acid sequence MEYLDRRVGLVNDRLESLVEAVEPAELSAELGHVVLSGGKRVRPAVTVLTCEAVGGAPADAVDFAVGIELVHNASLVVDDIIDRSDVRRGTPSAWAEFGYGPAIVASDGLLGEAFALFSENERAMRIVAEAMVELGEGEATELVARPENEVEYMTLARRKTGVLFRAAAELGAVAGGADAFTVEALGDYAERVGVAFQIRDDVLDATADAADLGKPTGQDAEMDRPSLVQVTDLSPEEANARAQRESDRALAALSTADTEEVDAVEYLQDLAEFVVVRER; translated from the coding sequence ATGGAGTATCTGGATCGCCGCGTGGGCCTGGTGAACGACCGGTTGGAGTCGCTCGTCGAGGCGGTCGAACCGGCGGAACTCTCGGCGGAACTCGGCCACGTCGTTCTCTCGGGCGGGAAGCGGGTTCGCCCCGCGGTGACGGTGCTCACCTGCGAGGCTGTCGGCGGTGCGCCGGCCGACGCCGTCGACTTCGCGGTGGGGATCGAACTCGTCCACAACGCGTCGCTGGTCGTCGACGACATCATCGACCGCTCGGACGTGCGGCGCGGGACGCCGAGCGCGTGGGCGGAGTTCGGCTACGGACCGGCCATCGTCGCCAGCGACGGCCTCCTCGGCGAGGCCTTCGCCCTCTTTTCCGAGAACGAACGCGCCATGCGCATCGTCGCGGAGGCGATGGTCGAACTCGGCGAGGGCGAGGCGACGGAACTGGTCGCTCGCCCCGAAAACGAGGTCGAATACATGACGCTCGCCCGGCGGAAGACGGGTGTGCTCTTCCGAGCAGCGGCGGAACTCGGGGCGGTGGCCGGCGGCGCCGACGCCTTCACGGTCGAAGCCCTCGGCGACTACGCCGAACGCGTCGGCGTCGCGTTCCAGATCCGGGACGACGTGTTAGACGCCACTGCGGACGCGGCGGACCTCGGCAAGCCCACGGGTCAGGACGCGGAGATGGACCGGCCGTCGCTGGTGCAGGTGACGGATCTCTCGCCGGAGGAAGCCAACGCCCGCGCCCAGCGCGAGTCGGATCGCGCGCTGGCGGCGCTGTCGACGGCCGACACCGAGGAGGTCGACGCCGTCGAGTATCTGCAGGACCTCGCGGAGTTCGTGGTCGTGCGGGAGCGCTAG
- a CDS encoding DUF373 family protein, which produces MLLVLCVDLDDDLGRKTGIETPVIGRDAVRDAAVALATADPEDSDVNVMFQGLHVLDDLRTAESEEVEIAAVTGLQGSEVRATREVGDEVDRVLAGLSTGESVRAIVITDGAQDESVLPVIRSRVPIDSVRRVVVRQAQNLESMYYTVKQVLADPETRGTLLVPLGILLLIYPFVTIATFFDVPGAAVLGLISALLGLYTLFRGLGLEATVDEAADRVRNFLYAGRVTIITYVVAAALLIVGGAEGVDTLRTIEAGVAGDPSAVTVLAALVNGAIRWFAAAGITSSLGQVTDECLADQFKWRYLNAPFYVVAIAIVLYAVSGFLLPPVDGVTTLTLTDLAVALTVGTLLGVLSTLTFALAESRYPTGADPA; this is translated from the coding sequence GTGCTCCTCGTGCTCTGTGTCGACCTCGACGACGACCTCGGCCGCAAAACCGGCATCGAGACGCCGGTCATCGGCCGGGACGCCGTCAGGGACGCCGCCGTCGCCCTCGCCACCGCTGACCCCGAGGACTCCGACGTGAACGTCATGTTCCAGGGGTTGCACGTCCTCGACGACCTGCGGACCGCGGAGAGCGAGGAGGTCGAAATCGCCGCCGTCACCGGACTGCAAGGGAGCGAAGTGCGCGCGACACGGGAGGTCGGTGACGAAGTCGACCGGGTGTTGGCGGGCCTCTCGACCGGCGAGTCCGTCCGCGCCATCGTCATCACCGACGGCGCACAGGACGAGTCGGTGTTGCCCGTGATCCGGTCGCGGGTGCCCATCGACAGCGTCCGCCGGGTGGTCGTCCGACAGGCACAGAACCTCGAATCGATGTACTACACGGTCAAGCAGGTGCTCGCCGACCCCGAAACGCGGGGGACCCTGCTCGTGCCGCTCGGCATCCTCCTGCTCATCTACCCGTTCGTCACCATCGCCACGTTCTTCGACGTGCCCGGCGCGGCGGTTCTCGGCCTCATCTCCGCGCTGCTCGGTCTCTATACGCTGTTCCGGGGACTGGGGCTAGAGGCGACGGTCGACGAGGCCGCCGACCGTGTCCGGAACTTCCTCTATGCCGGCCGGGTGACGATCATCACGTACGTCGTCGCCGCAGCCCTCCTGATCGTCGGCGGCGCCGAGGGAGTCGACACCCTCCGCACCATCGAAGCCGGCGTCGCGGGCGACCCCTCCGCCGTGACGGTGCTCGCGGCGCTCGTCAACGGCGCTATCCGGTGGTTCGCCGCCGCCGGCATCACCAGCAGTCTCGGCCAGGTGACCGACGAGTGTCTGGCCGACCAGTTCAAGTGGCGCTATCTGAACGCGCCGTTTTACGTCGTCGCCATCGCCATCGTCCTCTATGCCGTCTCGGGCTTTCTCCTCCCGCCCGTGGACGGGGTGACGACGCTCACGCTCACCGATCTCGCGGTGGCGCTCACCGTCGGGACGCTGCTGGGCGTCCTGAGCACGCTCACGTTCGCGCTCGCGGAGTCCCGCTATCCGACTGGCGCCGACCCAGCCTAG